A window of Desulfatiglans anilini DSM 4660 contains these coding sequences:
- a CDS encoding ImmA/IrrE family metallo-endopeptidase — MSKKSIARKAMQLTEDFEKKAGYRIEPPIPVDEIIERSLGLNLCYMDLEKTLGRGVLGATYAKARLVCINERLFENGSEGRLVFTCAHEAGHWVLHLPYAELQERHARRGEAIVCRIKDAREPIEWQADYFASCLLMPERAVRQAFERLCGPAPIVIKNSLGSEGAADDSGEPYLEQWPVIAAALCEAGGFSNVSKQAMIIRLQDLGLLINKTGAAMDWQALLGD, encoded by the coding sequence TTGTCAAAAAAATCGATCGCCCGCAAGGCCATGCAACTCACGGAGGATTTCGAGAAGAAAGCCGGGTACAGGATCGAGCCGCCCATCCCAGTGGACGAGATCATCGAACGCTCACTCGGTCTCAATCTCTGTTACATGGATCTCGAAAAAACCCTTGGCAGGGGGGTGCTCGGGGCCACCTACGCAAAAGCGAGGCTTGTCTGCATCAATGAGAGGCTCTTCGAAAACGGCTCGGAGGGAAGGCTCGTCTTTACCTGTGCGCACGAGGCAGGCCACTGGGTTCTGCATCTGCCGTATGCAGAACTCCAGGAACGGCATGCCCGGAGAGGTGAGGCCATTGTGTGCCGGATCAAGGACGCCAGGGAGCCTATTGAATGGCAGGCCGACTACTTCGCATCATGCCTGCTCATGCCCGAAAGGGCGGTTAGACAGGCGTTTGAAAGGCTTTGCGGCCCGGCCCCCATCGTCATCAAAAACAGTCTGGGATCTGAGGGGGCAGCGGATGACTCGGGAGAGCCCTATCTGGAGCAGTGGCCCGTTATCGCCGCCGCGTTGTGCGAGGCCGGAGGTTTTTCGAATGTCTCCAAACAGGCCATGATCATCCGCCTGCAGGACCTCGGCCTGCTGATCAACAAGACCGGGGCAGCGATGGACTGGCAAGCCCTTCTGGGCGACTGA
- a CDS encoding DUF748 domain-containing protein: MQPSAETKAPRSPLMRVLRNRWLIAGVAAVVVYTLVGFFLVPFLSRYYLERFASEKLNRELTIQKVRFNPYTYRFEINGLELKDVDGSSMLAFDGFLVDFELSSVFKRAWTFAEIRLDRLMLDGVIGQDGRLNLAKLADSFSRDKAAAESEPEPEPGGLPRAILEKVSLVEATVHFADQRGKEPADIQITPLNIELTDIKTLPEHKGPYTIMARTPGGASLSWEGEVSLHPVSSSGSLSLDDLSLAKLWRFLREHVALEEPKGALHLHTHYRFDLSGGSPVIHLDALGLQVNDIDLRRRGDSESLLSLAKIEVADGSLDLERHAVHLGRFSVADGRVRAAMDEDGNVDWARLVPADRKDGDGEGLHENPPSEPSTPWKIDLDRFELSGLAIELSDESRAMPLDAGARSLRFGFGASIEAGGGVLQAVLQDAALELAGLRCSFQGEDGPELELGEIKVGGGHFDLAERAVTIEEVVLQDGASGVILEKEGGVNWARAAASRKAAVEETDPSHAADKGDTAAPSWSLMVKSLKLLGFDVDVQDKTLPAPARLGLSGIDLRLEDVSNDDAVPIRFELGADVATGGRLAARGELFAASGSVTSDLEVAELALTLFQPYVERVLRARVSSGMAGVKGSLKYGVKGADAKLAFKGGAEVSNFLLEDPAAKERLFAWEGLRVSGIDLTLEPGRLAVKEVSLLNPTGKFVIHEDKSTNLSALRARAEGASEAGAPAPQGPGGGEGFQFQVDRVRLQGATLAFADLSLKPQFSALMHELDGVVTGISSARESEADIELAGRVDEYGTVKIGGTIMPSSPKTSTHVTLDFKNVSMSNLTPYSATFAGYRIQSGKLSLDLEYAIEDSQLMGENQVVIDQLTLGGRVEDSEAPSLPLELAIALLKDSRGRIDLGLPVRGNLDDPEFKYGSLIWKALVNVITKAATAPFRILGNLIGAKEEDLDKVLFAAGSSTVPPPELEKLVHLAEALAKRPQLALEIQGAYDPAVDGRAIKEAMLRREMAAESGIVLKPGEEPGPVVFHEREVQGALERRFLLHHTKEELRRLEEAFEEGLKRAAEEGKPSEKRASREVSWAPFYKTLYEKILDAMELGPQALTTLAEIRASAVKAAIVADGGAEASRVSILDVVSVESPDGKTVPAKLAVTVAK, encoded by the coding sequence ATGCAGCCGTCGGCAGAAACAAAAGCGCCCCGCAGTCCGCTGATGCGGGTGCTGCGGAACCGGTGGCTGATCGCCGGTGTGGCCGCGGTGGTGGTTTATACACTCGTCGGGTTTTTCCTGGTTCCTTTTCTCTCACGCTATTATCTCGAACGATTCGCCTCCGAAAAGCTGAACCGCGAGCTTACGATTCAAAAGGTGAGGTTCAACCCCTATACCTACCGTTTTGAGATAAATGGGCTCGAGCTGAAGGACGTCGATGGGTCCTCGATGCTTGCCTTTGATGGGTTTCTGGTGGATTTCGAGCTGTCGAGCGTCTTCAAGCGGGCCTGGACTTTTGCGGAAATCCGCCTGGACAGGCTGATGTTGGACGGCGTCATCGGACAGGATGGGAGGCTCAATTTGGCAAAGTTGGCGGATTCGTTCTCCCGGGATAAAGCGGCGGCCGAATCGGAACCCGAGCCCGAGCCGGGCGGGCTCCCGAGGGCGATCCTGGAGAAGGTCTCGCTGGTCGAAGCCACGGTGCATTTTGCCGATCAGAGGGGTAAAGAACCTGCCGATATACAAATCACGCCGCTGAATATCGAATTGACGGACATCAAGACGCTGCCCGAGCACAAAGGCCCCTATACGATCATGGCCCGGACGCCGGGAGGGGCATCGCTCAGCTGGGAGGGGGAGGTATCCCTCCATCCGGTTTCATCGAGCGGGTCCCTTTCCCTGGATGATTTGTCCCTGGCGAAGCTTTGGCGGTTTTTGCGCGAACACGTGGCGCTGGAGGAGCCGAAAGGGGCGCTCCACCTGCACACCCACTACCGCTTCGATTTGAGCGGTGGAAGTCCGGTGATTCATCTGGATGCGCTTGGACTGCAGGTGAACGACATCGATCTTCGCCGCCGGGGCGACTCCGAATCGCTGCTCAGTCTGGCGAAAATCGAGGTGGCAGACGGGAGTCTGGATCTGGAGCGGCATGCAGTCCATCTGGGCAGGTTCTCTGTTGCGGACGGGCGCGTGCGCGCAGCCATGGATGAAGACGGAAACGTCGATTGGGCCCGGCTGGTCCCTGCCGATCGGAAGGATGGCGATGGGGAGGGACTACACGAAAATCCGCCCTCTGAACCGTCTACACCTTGGAAGATCGACCTCGACCGTTTCGAACTGAGCGGGCTGGCAATCGAGCTCAGCGATGAAAGCCGCGCTATGCCGCTCGATGCTGGCGCCCGGTCCCTGAGGTTCGGTTTCGGCGCAAGCATCGAAGCGGGCGGTGGTGTTCTGCAGGCGGTACTCCAGGATGCCGCTTTAGAGCTGGCCGGACTCCGCTGCAGCTTCCAGGGTGAAGACGGCCCGGAGCTCGAACTGGGTGAGATCAAAGTGGGCGGCGGCCATTTCGACCTGGCGGAACGGGCGGTGACGATCGAAGAGGTGGTCCTGCAGGACGGCGCAAGCGGGGTGATCCTCGAGAAGGAAGGGGGCGTGAACTGGGCTCGTGCGGCAGCCAGCCGCAAGGCGGCGGTAGAGGAAACGGATCCATCCCATGCCGCCGATAAGGGCGACACGGCAGCCCCCTCTTGGTCGCTGATGGTCAAGTCATTGAAGCTGCTGGGGTTCGATGTGGACGTTCAGGATAAGACGCTGCCTGCCCCTGCGCGGCTGGGGTTGAGCGGAATCGACCTCCGGCTCGAGGATGTGTCGAATGATGATGCCGTCCCGATCCGGTTTGAGCTCGGCGCCGATGTGGCGACCGGGGGCCGGCTTGCGGCCAGGGGGGAACTGTTTGCAGCGTCTGGATCGGTGACCTCGGATCTCGAGGTTGCGGAGCTCGCGTTGACGCTCTTTCAACCCTATGTCGAACGGGTTTTGCGCGCCAGGGTTTCCTCGGGAATGGCGGGGGTGAAAGGGTCTCTAAAATACGGCGTAAAGGGCGCGGACGCGAAGCTCGCCTTCAAAGGCGGCGCCGAGGTGTCGAATTTCCTGCTCGAAGACCCGGCCGCGAAAGAGCGCCTGTTTGCTTGGGAGGGTCTTAGAGTCTCGGGGATCGATCTGACGCTCGAGCCCGGGCGCCTGGCTGTCAAGGAAGTGAGCCTGTTGAACCCCACCGGGAAATTTGTGATCCATGAGGACAAGAGCACGAACCTGTCGGCGCTCAGGGCGCGGGCGGAGGGCGCTTCCGAAGCGGGCGCTCCGGCTCCGCAGGGACCGGGCGGGGGCGAAGGCTTCCAGTTCCAGGTGGACCGTGTCCGTCTGCAGGGGGCAACGCTCGCATTCGCCGATTTGAGCCTCAAACCGCAGTTCTCGGCATTGATGCACGAGCTCGACGGGGTGGTGACCGGGATCTCGAGCGCCCGAGAAAGCGAGGCGGACATCGAGCTTGCCGGGCGGGTCGATGAATACGGCACGGTGAAGATCGGGGGGACGATCATGCCCTCGAGCCCGAAGACCTCCACCCACGTGACCCTCGATTTCAAGAACGTGTCCATGAGCAACCTCACCCCCTATTCCGCCACGTTCGCCGGGTATCGGATCCAATCCGGCAAACTGTCGCTCGATCTCGAATACGCCATCGAGGACAGCCAGTTGATGGGGGAAAATCAGGTCGTCATCGATCAGTTGACCCTTGGCGGCCGCGTTGAGGACTCCGAGGCGCCCAGCCTGCCCCTCGAGCTCGCCATCGCGCTGCTCAAGGATTCGCGGGGCAGGATCGACCTCGGGCTGCCGGTCCGGGGCAACCTGGACGACCCCGAATTCAAATACGGGAGCTTGATCTGGAAGGCCCTCGTCAACGTGATCACCAAGGCCGCCACAGCCCCGTTCCGGATCCTGGGGAACCTGATCGGCGCTAAGGAAGAGGACCTCGACAAGGTCCTGTTTGCGGCGGGGTCTTCCACGGTGCCGCCGCCGGAATTGGAAAAACTCGTTCACTTGGCCGAGGCGCTCGCCAAGAGGCCGCAGTTGGCCCTGGAGATACAGGGTGCATACGATCCGGCGGTCGATGGGCGGGCCATCAAGGAGGCGATGCTGCGCCGGGAAATGGCAGCGGAGAGCGGGATCGTGCTGAAGCCCGGTGAAGAGCCCGGTCCGGTGGTTTTCCATGAGCGGGAGGTCCAGGGCGCCTTGGAAAGACGCTTTCTGCTTCATCACACGAAGGAGGAGTTGCGCAGGCTCGAAGAGGCTTTTGAAGAGGGGCTCAAGCGGGCGGCCGAAGAGGGTAAACCGTCCGAGAAGCGCGCGTCGAGGGAGGTGTCGTGGGCTCCTTTTTATAAAACGCTGTATGAAAAGATCCTTGACGCGATGGAACTCGGTCCTCAAGCCCTCACCACCCTCGCGGAGATCCGGGCCTCGGCCGTGAAGGCCGCCATTGTGGCCGATGGGGGTGCGGAAGCCTCGCGTGTATCGATTCTCGATGTGGTCAGCGTTGAAAGCCCGGACGGCAAGACCGTTCCGGCGAAACTCGCCGTGACTGTCGCAAAGTGA